The genome window GGTGCGGTGGACATCGAGAACATGGACGCGGTGCTGGCCGATATCACCGAGCGCGTGCAGGCCGCCGGCATCGAGGCCGATCTGGAAGGCGCCGGCAAGACGCGCTCGCTGTTCATGGATATCTACGTGGCCTGGGCCGTCGAGCACATGAAGCGCTACGGCACCACCCGCGAGCAGTTCGCGGCGGTGTCGGCGAAGAATTCCTTTCACGGCAGCCTGAATGCGCGGGCGCAGTACCGCGAGGAGCTGACTGTGGAGGACGTGCTGGGCGCGCGCGAGATCGCCTGGCCGCTGACCCTGCCGATGTGCTCGCCGGTCGGCGACGGCGCGGCGGCCGTGGTGCTGGTCAGCGAGCGCAAGGCGCGTGAGCTGGGCCTGGGCGACAAGGCGGTGCGCGTGGCCTCCAGCGTGCTCGCCAGCGGCTGGGACTACACCGCCGAGGACGACGTCGAGCTGCCCGAGGTGGTCGCCCGCCAGGCCTACGAAGAAGCCGGTGTCGGCCCCGAGGATCTGAGTTGTGTCGAGCTGCACGACGCCTCGGCGCCCTCCGAACTCATCTACTACGAACATCTGGGGCTCTGCGAGAAAGGCGATGGTGGCGCACTCATCGAATCCGGCGCCACACGCCTGGGCGGCCGCGTCCCGGTGAATACCTCCGGCGGCCTGCTGCGCAAGGGGCACCCCATCGGCGCCACCGGCATTGCCCAGATCGTCGAGCTCACCGAGCAGCTGCGCGGCACGGCGGGTGACCGCCAGGTCGAAGGCGCGCGCGTCGCACTCGCCGAAAACGGTGGTGGCTACATCGGCCGTGACGCGGCTGCCCTGGTCGTCAGCATCCTGACCCGATAGAGACGAGGCCAAAATGGAAGAACGCAACGAGCTGATTCTCGGCCACATCATCGAAGACTGGGCCGAACGCGACCCCGACCGTCAGATCCTGACCTTCGTCGAGATCGGCGCCGACGGTGGCTTCATCGAGACCACGCGCAGCTACCAGCAGCTGCTGGACAACGGCCGGCGACTGGGTCAGGCGCTGCAGGAAGCCGGCATGGGCTCGGGCAAGCGTTTCGGCATCATGCTGCAGAACCACGCCGAGTTCGTCGACGCCATGGTGGCGAGTTCGGTGGCAGACACGGTCTTCGTCCCCATCGACCCGCGCACGCAGGGCGACAAGCTGCGCTATATGCTCGACTTCGCCGAGTGCGAAGGGTTGGTCACTGCCGACTACGCCCTCGATCAGGTGCTGGCGATACTGCCCAAGCTACCGCACCTGCGCTGGGTCTGGGTGCTGGGCAGCGGCGAGCTGCCCGCCGAGCTGCCAAATGCCCAGCGCGTCGACGATCTGCTGAATAGGCCGGTGCCGGATCTGCCCATGGCCGCGCAGGATCCGAATGCGCCCATGCAGATGCTCTACACCTCAGGTACCACCGGGGACCCGAAAGCCATCCTCGCGCCCTATGCGCGCTGTGGTGGCATTGCCTCGCTGGGCTCGGTCATTGGCCTGCGCGAGGACGACCGCCCCTATACGGGACTGTCGCTGACGCATGCCAACGCCCAGCTCATCACGCTGGGCAATGCGCTGAAGATGGGTACGCCGTGCGTCATCTCGCGCAAGTTCACGAAGTCGCGGCTGTGGGACATAACACGTCATTACGGTTGCACGATGTTCAACCTGCTCGGCGGCATGACCACCGCCATCTACAGCGAGCCACGCAAGCCCGACGACGCTGATAACCCGGTGCGCTACGTGCTGGCTGCCGGGATGCCGGCGCAGATCTGGGAGTCCTTCGCCGAGCGCTTTGACGTCGACATCTTCGAGTTCTATGCCACGGCCGAGGGCGGCATGTGCATGAACCCGCCCGGCACCGGCCCGGTGGGCAGCATCGGCCGGCCACCGCCCACGATGACGGCGCGGGTGGTCGACGAGGACGACAAGGACTGCCCGCCCGGCGTGCCCGGCGAGCTGATCTTCCGCAACGCCGACGGCAGCGTCGCGCCGGTGGCCTACTACAAGAATGCCGAGGCTTCCGAGAAGAAGACGGCCGGCGGCTGGTTCCGCTCCGGCGACATCGGCAGCGTCGACGAAGACGGCTGGTTCTTCTTCCACTTCCGCAAGGGAAGCGCGATCCGCCACAACGGCGACTTCATCAATCCGGCCTTCGTCGAGAAGACGATGGCGGAGCACGACAGCGTCGACGACGTCTTCGTCTACGGCGTGCCGGCCGCCAACGGCGTGCCGGGGGAGAAGGATGTCGTAGCGGCCATCGTGCCCCGCGACGATGCAGCCTTCGATTCCGCGGAGCTATTCAAGCACTGCCGCGCGAGCCTGGAGCGCAACTTCGTGCCCAGCTACATCCAGGTCATGGATGAGATTCCCAAGACCGCCTCCGAAAAACCGCAGGAGCGCTTCTGTCTCGAAGCTTTCGAGAAGCATCAGGAGCGCGTCCACACCGACACCGAAACTCTCAGAAAGCAAGCGTGAGGAGAAAACAATGAGCAAACCACAGGTCGTTATCTACGGGGCAAGTGGCTACACCGGCAAGCTGATCGCCTGGCATCTGGCCGAGCGCGACATCCCTTTCATCGCCGCTGGCCGCGACGCCAAGCGGCTGGAAGAGGAAATGGCCAAGGTGCCCGAGCTGAAGGGCCATCATTACGAGTGCGTGGCCTGCCCGCTGGAAGAAAAGGCCATGACCGAGCTCTTCAGCGGCACGACCGTGGTCTACAACATCGTCGGCCCCTTCATGCAGCTTTCCGAGCCGGTCGTGAAGGCCTGCCTGGCTGCCGGCGTCCACTACCTGGACACCACCGGTGAGCAGGACTGGATCATGATGCTGGAGGATAAGTACGGCGACGCCTTCAAGGCCAAGGATCTGCTGCTCTGCCCAGCCAATGCCTATATGTGGACGGCCGGCGAGATCGCCGCCGAGATTGCTCTGGAGACGCCGGGCGTCGACACCCTCGACATCCTCTACCTGGCGGACTCCAACACCAGCGTCGCCTCGACAGCCTCCTTCCTGCGCATGTGCTGCCGCGACCAGTACTACCTGAAGAACAATGCGTTAGAGGTCTGGCCGCACACCAAGGATTACACCGTCAGCGTCCCCGGCATGAATCAGACCTATCAGGCGGTGCCGTGGAGCGGCGCCGCCGAGCCGGTCTGGTACCGCACCGATGATCGCGTGCGCAACTGCGAGGTGCTGGTGGCCTTCAAGAACCGCGACATCATGAACTGGGTCGTCGGCCGCATCACCGAGTGGTATGAAAAGCACCGCGACATGCCGCGCGAGGAATTCGAGAAGATCAGCAATGATTGGGGCCGCGGTCTGGTCAGCGAGGAGCCCGCGCGCGAGGTGCGCGAGGAGAACCGCAGCATCCTCACTTGCCACGCACGCGGCAACACCGCTTCGCGCACGGTGGTGCTGCGCGGCAACTCGCCCTACATCCAGGCCGGCGTCTGGGCCGCCGAGTCGCTGCGCCGCATCCTGATCGGGAAGCTGCGCGCCACCGGCTTCGCCTCGCCCTGCAAGGCCTTCGGTCATCGCGAGCTGCTCGCTGCCACCGTCGAGTGTGGTTACCTGACCTGGACCGACACCGCGAACTGAAGCGGACCAGGCGCGGGCCCGAAACGGCCCGCGCCAACCAAAAGATAGGCGGCAGCTATGGGACGACTGCAAGGCAGGAACGCGCTGGTCACCGGCGGCGCGCGGGGACTCGGCGAGGCGCAGTGCCAAGCGCTGGTACGCGAAGGCGCACGCGTCGTCATCGCAGATATCGATGTCGCGGCAGGCGACGCGCTCGCCGCGCGCATCAACGGCGAGGGCGGTCACGCGCTAGCGCTGGAGCTGGATGTCACCAATGAGTCGCAGTGGGAGCGCGTCATGCAGCTCGCCACCGAGGAACTGGGCGCGCTGGATATCCTCGTCAACAACGCAGGCATAGCCGCTCTCGGTAGCGCTGAGGACACCACGCTGGAGGATTGGCGGCGCGTCATGGCCGTCAATCTCGACGGTGTCTTCCTCGGCACGCGTGCTGGCATCCGCGCCATGAAGCAGCGCGGCGGGGCGATCATCAATATCTCCTCGATCAAGGGCATCATCGCCGACACCTTCACTGCCGCCTATGACGCCTCCAAGGCCGGCGTGCGCAACTTCACCAAGTCCGCTGCGCTGCACTGCGCGCACAGCGGCTACGGCATCCGCGTCAACAGCGTGCACCCCAGCTACATCATGACTGACATGGTCAAGGATGCCGCCAGCACGATGCCCGACCCCGACGGCTTCATGGCCGAGCTGCTCGCCAAGCATCCCATGGGGCGCCTCTGCGAGCCCGAGGATGTGGCCAATGCGGTCGTGTACCTGGCTTCCGATGAGTCCGGCTACGTCAATGGCAGCGAGATCGTCGTCGACGGGGGCTATACCGCCCAGTAGTCGTTACTTCTGCGCGGCGTCGCTCCCGGCTCGAGCAGTGCGCGGATGCATCGATGCCTTCGTGCTTGGCGGAGGCCTGGCGCAGGCGCGTCTTAGGACTTGGTGTGCAACCGCACCATCATGCGCGAATAGCCGCGTACGAAGTTCGACTGCACGTATTCGGGTTCGCCCAGCACTTCGATGCGGTCGAAACGCGTCAACAGCTCTTCCCAGAGGATGCGCAGCTGCATCTCGGCCAGGCGATTGCCCATGCAGCGGTGGATGCCGAATCCGAAGGACAGGTGATTGCGCGCCCCCTTGCGGTCGATGATGAAGGCGTCCGGATCCTCGATCATCCGCTCGTCGCGGTTGCCGGAGGCGTACCACATCACCACCTTGTCGCCCTTGCGGATGGTCTGACCCTGCAGTTCCACATCCTGCTTGGCAACCCGCCGCATGTAGGCCAACGGCGTCTGCCAGCGGATGATCTCCGAAACCATGTTGGGAATGAGTTCGGGATGGACCTTGAGCTTGTCGAACTCTTCGGGAAACTGGTTGAGCGCGAGCACACCGCCGGTCATGGAGTTGCGGGTGGTGTCGTTGCCGCCGACGATCAACAGCGCCAGATTGCCGAGGAACTCCATCGGCCGATGGATCAAGTCCTTGGTGTCGTCGTTGTTGAGCATGAGGCTGATCACGTCGAAGCCCGGCGCCTCCCCTGCTTGCTGCCGGGCTTGCTTGGCGTGCCACAGGCCCGAGAATGCCTTCGCCACCTCGGCGACTGCGGGGAACAGCTTGTCGCGGTCTGCCAGGCCCCCGGTTGTTTCCGGGCTGGCTGCGGCGATATCCGACCACTGCACTAGCTTGTGGCGCTCTTCGTAGGGGAAATCCAGCAAGGTCGCCAGCATGCGCGCGGTCAGCTCGATGGACACCGTGCGCACCCAATCGAAGGGCTGATTCAGCGGAAGGCCGTCCAGCACTTCCTGGGTGCGCTGGCGAATCAGGTTTTCCATCTCCTTGAGATTCTGTGGCGCCACCACCCCCTGCACCGCGTTGCGCTGCTGGGTATGCCGGGGCGGATCCATAGCGATAAAGGTTTCCACCGCCAGACCCGGCGGCCGATCCCCGAGCGTGATGATGGGCTCGGCGGAAAACAGGTCGTGGCTCTTGTCGACAAAGCGGATGTCTTCGTAGCGCGTGATGGACCAGAACGGGCCGAAGGGGCTGTTCTTCTGATAATGCACGGGCTGCTCGTCGCGCAGTCGCTGGTAGTACGAGCGCCACAAACCCTGCCGCCAGAGAAAGGGGTTGCTGAGGTCGATGTCCTCGATCTTCAGTCTGGATGCCTCGGGCAGGGGGGCTTCTGCAAAGGCGGGTGCCGGCGGCGCCAGGCCCGCTTTCTCAAACATCTGCTGGCCCAGCTGCGCGGCCTTGATCTGCCAATGCATGGGCACTACGGAAGCGCTCAGGTTCATCACGGTGGTTGCGATACGCATATTCGGTACTCCCGTCACATCTGGAACTCGGGAAGACGAAGCACCAGGCCATCGAGCGCATCCGTCACCTTGATCTGGCACGCCAAGCGGGAAGTGCTGGCCCCTTCGGGCGTCATTTCCAGCATCTGTCGCTCCTCGCTGCTCATCCCGCCGGTCCGGTCGAACCACGCCGCATCCACAATCACGT of Algiphilus aromaticivorans DG1253 contains these proteins:
- a CDS encoding cytochrome P450, whose product is MRIATTVMNLSASVVPMHWQIKAAQLGQQMFEKAGLAPPAPAFAEAPLPEASRLKIEDIDLSNPFLWRQGLWRSYYQRLRDEQPVHYQKNSPFGPFWSITRYEDIRFVDKSHDLFSAEPIITLGDRPPGLAVETFIAMDPPRHTQQRNAVQGVVAPQNLKEMENLIRQRTQEVLDGLPLNQPFDWVRTVSIELTARMLATLLDFPYEERHKLVQWSDIAAASPETTGGLADRDKLFPAVAEVAKAFSGLWHAKQARQQAGEAPGFDVISLMLNNDDTKDLIHRPMEFLGNLALLIVGGNDTTRNSMTGGVLALNQFPEEFDKLKVHPELIPNMVSEIIRWQTPLAYMRRVAKQDVELQGQTIRKGDKVVMWYASGNRDERMIEDPDAFIIDRKGARNHLSFGFGIHRCMGNRLAEMQLRILWEELLTRFDRIEVLGEPEYVQSNFVRGYSRMMVRLHTKS
- a CDS encoding glucose 1-dehydrogenase, giving the protein MGRLQGRNALVTGGARGLGEAQCQALVREGARVVIADIDVAAGDALAARINGEGGHALALELDVTNESQWERVMQLATEELGALDILVNNAGIAALGSAEDTTLEDWRRVMAVNLDGVFLGTRAGIRAMKQRGGAIINISSIKGIIADTFTAAYDASKAGVRNFTKSAALHCAHSGYGIRVNSVHPSYIMTDMVKDAASTMPDPDGFMAELLAKHPMGRLCEPEDVANAVVYLASDESGYVNGSEIVVDGGYTAQ
- a CDS encoding thiolase family protein, with the translated sequence MKQQAIVAGAGMTRFGNHRDTGLKALAGEAIQAALADAGIDARQLQAAYMGNVAASVITGQVCVPGQMALRELGVGRIPVVNVENACATASTAFEQACSMITLGRYDIVLACGYEKLYHEDKQRTFSAFTGAVDIENMDAVLADITERVQAAGIEADLEGAGKTRSLFMDIYVAWAVEHMKRYGTTREQFAAVSAKNSFHGSLNARAQYREELTVEDVLGAREIAWPLTLPMCSPVGDGAAAVVLVSERKARELGLGDKAVRVASSVLASGWDYTAEDDVELPEVVARQAYEEAGVGPEDLSCVELHDASAPSELIYYEHLGLCEKGDGGALIESGATRLGGRVPVNTSGGLLRKGHPIGATGIAQIVELTEQLRGTAGDRQVEGARVALAENGGGYIGRDAAALVVSILTR
- a CDS encoding 2Fe-2S iron-sulfur cluster-binding protein yields the protein MAKLIFIEHDGTQHDIELEAGKSVMQHAAENMVPGIDADCGGECACGTCHVIVDAAWFDRTGGMSSEERQMLEMTPEGASTSRLACQIKVTDALDGLVLRLPEFQM
- a CDS encoding AMP-binding protein — protein: MEERNELILGHIIEDWAERDPDRQILTFVEIGADGGFIETTRSYQQLLDNGRRLGQALQEAGMGSGKRFGIMLQNHAEFVDAMVASSVADTVFVPIDPRTQGDKLRYMLDFAECEGLVTADYALDQVLAILPKLPHLRWVWVLGSGELPAELPNAQRVDDLLNRPVPDLPMAAQDPNAPMQMLYTSGTTGDPKAILAPYARCGGIASLGSVIGLREDDRPYTGLSLTHANAQLITLGNALKMGTPCVISRKFTKSRLWDITRHYGCTMFNLLGGMTTAIYSEPRKPDDADNPVRYVLAAGMPAQIWESFAERFDVDIFEFYATAEGGMCMNPPGTGPVGSIGRPPPTMTARVVDEDDKDCPPGVPGELIFRNADGSVAPVAYYKNAEASEKKTAGGWFRSGDIGSVDEDGWFFFHFRKGSAIRHNGDFINPAFVEKTMAEHDSVDDVFVYGVPAANGVPGEKDVVAAIVPRDDAAFDSAELFKHCRASLERNFVPSYIQVMDEIPKTASEKPQERFCLEAFEKHQERVHTDTETLRKQA
- a CDS encoding saccharopine dehydrogenase family protein, producing the protein MSKPQVVIYGASGYTGKLIAWHLAERDIPFIAAGRDAKRLEEEMAKVPELKGHHYECVACPLEEKAMTELFSGTTVVYNIVGPFMQLSEPVVKACLAAGVHYLDTTGEQDWIMMLEDKYGDAFKAKDLLLCPANAYMWTAGEIAAEIALETPGVDTLDILYLADSNTSVASTASFLRMCCRDQYYLKNNALEVWPHTKDYTVSVPGMNQTYQAVPWSGAAEPVWYRTDDRVRNCEVLVAFKNRDIMNWVVGRITEWYEKHRDMPREEFEKISNDWGRGLVSEEPAREVREENRSILTCHARGNTASRTVVLRGNSPYIQAGVWAAESLRRILIGKLRATGFASPCKAFGHRELLAATVECGYLTWTDTAN